From the Misgurnus anguillicaudatus chromosome 17, ASM2758022v2, whole genome shotgun sequence genome, one window contains:
- the cmss1 gene encoding protein CMSS1, whose protein sequence is MADDLGDEWWTQGDNSGPSEVEEDTQPSTEEQQIKSTSKKRKSEKPIQENTKKKKIKETVQKECFITQETTEEKGDKETSTKKKRRKKKKTITDVLSSSKPVPGSPADIKTLLSSHYSQTRSVIEQEDLTLPDSCFLSSNDLTHSLSSYLKEVCPKWAKLQKQHTQTGSIMLLIVCGSALRTIDLIKQLVAFKGQAKVLKLFARHIKLDDHIKMLAKGVTHIGVGTPGRVAALLEKEGLTVQGLRYLILDWNFRDQKQRRMVDVPEVKKELLKMMDLGVVQSCREGAVKIGLF, encoded by the exons ATGGCTGATGATTTAGGAGACGAGTGGTGGACTCAGGGCGACAATTCAG GTCCTTCAGAGGTAGAGGAGGACACACAACCCTCTACAGAGGAGCAGCAGATTAAATCCACATCAAAGAAGAGAAAGAGCGAGAAACCGATTCAAGAAAAcacaaagaaaaagaaaataaaggaaaCTGTTCAG AAAGAATGTTTCATCACACAGGAGACAACAGAGGAAAAGGGTGATAAAGAAACCAGCACAAAAAAGAAGAGGCGAAAG AAGAAGAAAACTATCACCGATGTCTTGTCGAGCTCAAAACCTGTGCCTGGATCTCCAGCTGACATTAAGACTCTTCTGAGTAGTCACTATAGCCAGACCCGCTCTGTTATTGAGCAAGAGGACCTGACTCTACCGG ACTCCTGTTTTCTTAGCAGTAATGACCTCACACATAGTCTGTCTTCCTACCTTAAGGAAG TCTGTCCAAAGTGGGCTAAATTACAGAAGCAGCACACCCAGACAGGGTCCATCATGTTGCTCATTGTTTGTGGATCTGCTCTCAGAACCATTGATCTCATTAA GCAGCTagttgcatttaaaggacaagcTAAAGTGCTGAAGTTGTTTGCGAGACACATCAAACTGGATGACCATATCAAAATGTTAGCTAAAGGTGTGACCCATATCGGTGTTGGAACTCCAGGCAGAGTCGCAGCTCTGTTAGAGAAAG AGGGTCTGACAGTGCAGGGATTGCGATATCTGATATTGGACTGGAACTTTCGAGATCAGAAGCAAAGGAGGATGGTGGATGTACCAGAG gtGAAAAAAGAATTATTGAAAATGATGGACCTCGGTGTAGTACAAAGCTGCAGAGAAGGAGCAGTTAAAATAGGACTGTTTTGA
- the tmem30c gene encoding transmembrane protein 30C — MGKKQARTGPLSKRPDNSAFKQQRLPAWSPSLTAQTVLPTFYILSLVCLLLGIWLLITVENTFLLKVDYTNAGSCKQCFELRKNATNAKITCECSVNFSVPHFFKGDVFFYYGLRNFHQNLRRYMDSRDDTQMVGRKKNVKTPSSYCAPFDYDANGVPIAPCGAVANSMFNDSFLVMYHPTNGLAVPVPLYRKGITWYTDKNVKFRNPPTNDTFTLQQAFEGTTQPLFWQRPVYALDLNDPFNNGFINDDLIVWMREAAFPNFKKLYGVLNRVHTPFTEGLPAGNYSISINYNFPVEHFRGRKELVVSMVSWYGGPNYFLPIAYLVTSGLTLVAAILLTTVYVKVGKKGQNMEE, encoded by the exons ATGGGAAAGAAGCAGGCACGTACAGGGCCGCTGTCTAAACGTCCGGATAATTCAGCGTTTAAGCAGCAGAGGTTACCAGCCTGGTCTCCGTCTCTCACAGCACAGACTGTCCTGCCAACTTTCTACATTTTGTCTCTGGTGTGTTTGCTACTGGGAATCTGGCTTCTCATCACGGTTGAGAATACGTTCTTGCTGAAG GTGGACTACACAAATGCTGGGTCGTGTAAGCAATGCTTTGAGTTACGGAAAAATGCCACCAATGCCAAGATCACCTGCGAGTGCTCAGTCAACTTCAGTGTTCCACATTTCTTTA AGGGtgatgtattcttttactaCGGTCTGAGAAACTTTCATCAGAACCTGCGGAGGTACATGGACTCCCGTGACGATACACAGATGGTGGggagaaaaaaaaacgtgaAG ACACCGAGTTCATACTGCGCTCCATTCGATTACGATGCAAACGGAGTACCCATTGCCCCCTGTGGCGCTGTGGCCAACAGCATGTTCAATG aCTCATTTTTAGTGATGTATCATCCTACTAATGGACTGGCAGTGCCGGTTCCACTCTATAGAAAGGGCATCACGTGGTACACAGACAAAAACGTGAAATTTCGTAACCCTCCAACCAACGACACATTTACACTTCAACAGGCCTTTGAAG GCACGACTCAACCTTTATTCTGGCAGCGGCCTGTCTATGCGCTGGACCTaaatgacccctttaataatgGTTTCATAAATGATGATCTGATTGTATGGATGAGAGAGGCAGCCTTCCCTAATTTTAAAAAGCTTTATGGGGTTCTCAATCGTGTTCACACACCGTTTACTGAAGGCCTGCCTGCTGGCAACTACAGCATCTCTATCAATTACA ATTTTCCCGTTGAGCACTTCAGAGGTCGAAAGGAGCTTGTGGTCTCCATGGTGTCCTGGTATGGGGGGCCGAATTACTTTCTGCCCATAGCATACCTAGTGACCAGTGGACTGACACTGGTGGCCGCTATCTTACTCACAACTGTGTATGTTAAAGTGGGCAAAAAAGGCCAGAACATGGAGGAATAA
- the dcbld2 gene encoding discoidin, CUB and LCCL domain-containing protein 2 isoform X1, which yields MDGSVMVGRGTGGAALFILIVFIFLLGARSSRAQKGDGCGHTLLGVGSGSLASLGYPRSYPSSSVCEWEISVPAGQTIALRIADLDINTNNCQVSYLRLYNGIGIGRTEIVKFCGESEWRDDVIVSEGHQVTVQFMSGSYSKGRGLFLSYSDSQHTDLITCLEKGEDFTEAEFSKFCPAGCLTDFGEISGTIPHGYRDSSPLCLAGVHAGVVSNTLGGQISVVSSKGIPHYESSLANNVTSVPGNLSPSLFTFKTSGCYGTLGLESGVVSDSQITASSVWEWGGHGKEPTVWGPTGARLKTKRRPWAAANSDMKEWIQVDLKKEKRITGITTTGSTLIENQFYVSAYEVLYSHDGQQWNTYKEAGSDKNKIFQGNTHYLQEVRNNFIPPIEARIIRICPTQWHQRIALKMELLGCQPPAGENNQKAVSNVIELSNQSIHVCFCWSARPRTFHPAPPPPHWKSTVPPLQERTTRPPNIRNTTMPPHDEVALVAVLVPVLVVVLTTPVLVMVCSWLWKNRKSPEATYDLPHWERTVWWKSMKQLLPSKLDGDDCVRYSSTARVGHQRPRVEPAEYAQPLASGTMASLGQRSTFKPEEGDDPEYDAPIPPEHYHAYAEPLPASGAEYATPIMIDRSNHLSGGTLPFRGRGLLARTESSQSANSLYDTPKNASDQATPTEGQLYQVPQNTHNAPCQKVD from the exons ATGGACGGGTCGGTAATGGTGGGCAGAGGGACCGGAGGGGCTGCGCTCTTCATCCTGATCGTCTTCATCTTCCTTCTCGGTGCCAGAAGCTCGCGGGCGCAGAAGG GGGATGGCTGTGGACACACATTGCTAGGCGTGGGTAGTGGGAGCCTGGCATCTCTGGGTTACCCTCGGTCCTATCCCTCCAGCTCCGTGTGTGAGTGGGAGATCAGCGTGCCCGCCGGACAAACGATTGCTTTGCGTATCGCAGATCTCGACATCAACACAAACAACTGCCAGGTATCTTACCTGCGACTGTACAATGGCATCGGAATTGGGCGAACAGAGATAG TGAAATTCTGTGGAGAGAGCGAATGGAGAGATGATGTTATAGTGTCAGAGGGACATCAGGTCACGGTGCAGTTTATGAGCGGATCCTACAGCAAGGGGCGTGGCCTTTTCCTGTCCTACAGCGACAGTCAGCACACAG ATCTCATTACATGCCTGGAGAAAGGAGAGGACTTCACTGAAGCAGAGTTCAG TAAATTCTGTCCTGCGGGATGCCTGACTGATTTTGGAGAAATTTCGGGAACCATTCCGCACGGATACAGAGAT TCTTCTCCGCTCTGTCTGGCCGGAGTTCATGCGGGTGTGGTCTCCAACACACTGGGGGGGCAAATCAGTGTGGTCAGCAGTAAAGGCATCCCACATTATGAAAGCTCACTGGCCAACAATGTGACATCTGTGCC TGGAAATCTCTCCCCCAGCCTTTTTACTTTCAAGACGAGCG GTTGTTACGGTACTTTAGGTTTGGAGTCAGGGGTGGTCAGTGACTCTCAGATTACTGCCTCCTCTGTGTGGGAATGGGGTGGTCATGGAAAGGAACCCACTGTATGGGGCCCAACAGGGGCCCGCCTTAAAACCAAGAGACGTCCATGGGCAGCAGCCAACAGCGATATGAAAGAATGGATTCAAGTGGACCTAAAAAAAGAGAAACGAATAACAG GTATCACCACCACTGGCTCCACCCTCATAGAAAATCAGTTTTACGTGTCGGCTTATGAAGTGTTATACAGTCATGATGGACAGCAGTGGAACACCTATAAAGAAGCAGGATCAGATAAAAACAAG ATTTTCCAAGGCAACACCCACTATTTACAGGAAGTGCGGAACAATTTTATTCCTCCGATCGAAGCACGGATTATTCGAATATGCCCCACCCAGTGGCACCAGAGGATTGCCCTTAAAATGGAGCTGCTGGGCTGCCAACCACCTGCAGGTGAGAATAATCAGAAAGCAGTGAGCAATGTTATCGAATTGTCCAATCAGTCAATACATGTTTGTTTCTGTTGGTCAGCGAGGCCAAGAACATTCCACCCAGCTCCTCCTCCACCCCACTGGAAAAGCACAGTGCCCCCCCTACAGGAGAGGACGACACGTCCGCCCAACATACGAAATACGACCATGCCTCCTCACGATG AGGTGGCTCTGGTGGCGGTTTTGGTGCCCGTACTGGTGGTGGTTCTAACAACCCCAGTTTTAGTAATGGTGTGCTCGTGGTTGTGGAAGAACAG AAAAAGCCCAGAGGCAACGTATGACCTTCCACACTGGGAGCGCACAG TATGGTGGAAGAGTATGAAACAGTTGTTGCCTTCTAAGCTGGATGGAGATGATTGTGTTCGTTACAGTTCAACAGCAAGAGTGGGTCACCAAAGACCACGGGTGGAGCCtgcag AATATGCCCAACCACTTGCCAGTGGAACCATGGCGTCTTTGGGACAAAGGTCAACCTTTAAACCCGAAGAGGGTGATGACCCGGAGTACGATGCACCTATTCCTCCAGAACATTACCATGCTTATGCTGAGCCTCTTCCTGCCTCTGGCGCTGAATACGCCACACCAATCATGATTGACAGGTCAAACCACCTGTCAGGAGGCACACTGCCATTTAGAGGGCGGGGATTACTCGCTCGGACAGAAAGCAGCCAATCAGCAAATTCCTTATATGACACACCCAAGAATGCATCTGATCAAGCCACGCCCACGGAGGGACAGTTATACCAGGTGCCTCAGAATACCCACAATGCACCCTGTCAGAAAGTAGACTGA
- the dcbld2 gene encoding discoidin, CUB and LCCL domain-containing protein 2 isoform X2 — translation MDGSVMVGRGTGGAALFILIVFIFLLGARSSRAQKGDGCGHTLLGVGSGSLASLGYPRSYPSSSVCEWEISVPAGQTIALRIADLDINTNNCQVSYLRLYNGIGIGRTEIVKFCGESEWRDDVIVSEGHQVTVQFMSGSYSKGRGLFLSYSDSQHTDLITCLEKGEDFTEAEFSKFCPAGCLTDFGEISGTIPHGYRDSSPLCLAGVHAGVVSNTLGGQISVVSSKGIPHYESSLANNVTSVPGNLSPSLFTFKTSGCYGTLGLESGVVSDSQITASSVWEWGGHGKEPTVWGPTGARLKTKRRPWAAANSDMKEWIQVDLKKEKRITGITTTGSTLIENQFYVSAYEVLYSHDGQQWNTYKEAGSDKNKIFQGNTHYLQEVRNNFIPPIEARIIRICPTQWHQRIALKMELLGCQPPAARPRTFHPAPPPPHWKSTVPPLQERTTRPPNIRNTTMPPHDEVALVAVLVPVLVVVLTTPVLVMVCSWLWKNRKSPEATYDLPHWERTVWWKSMKQLLPSKLDGDDCVRYSSTARVGHQRPRVEPAEYAQPLASGTMASLGQRSTFKPEEGDDPEYDAPIPPEHYHAYAEPLPASGAEYATPIMIDRSNHLSGGTLPFRGRGLLARTESSQSANSLYDTPKNASDQATPTEGQLYQVPQNTHNAPCQKVD, via the exons ATGGACGGGTCGGTAATGGTGGGCAGAGGGACCGGAGGGGCTGCGCTCTTCATCCTGATCGTCTTCATCTTCCTTCTCGGTGCCAGAAGCTCGCGGGCGCAGAAGG GGGATGGCTGTGGACACACATTGCTAGGCGTGGGTAGTGGGAGCCTGGCATCTCTGGGTTACCCTCGGTCCTATCCCTCCAGCTCCGTGTGTGAGTGGGAGATCAGCGTGCCCGCCGGACAAACGATTGCTTTGCGTATCGCAGATCTCGACATCAACACAAACAACTGCCAGGTATCTTACCTGCGACTGTACAATGGCATCGGAATTGGGCGAACAGAGATAG TGAAATTCTGTGGAGAGAGCGAATGGAGAGATGATGTTATAGTGTCAGAGGGACATCAGGTCACGGTGCAGTTTATGAGCGGATCCTACAGCAAGGGGCGTGGCCTTTTCCTGTCCTACAGCGACAGTCAGCACACAG ATCTCATTACATGCCTGGAGAAAGGAGAGGACTTCACTGAAGCAGAGTTCAG TAAATTCTGTCCTGCGGGATGCCTGACTGATTTTGGAGAAATTTCGGGAACCATTCCGCACGGATACAGAGAT TCTTCTCCGCTCTGTCTGGCCGGAGTTCATGCGGGTGTGGTCTCCAACACACTGGGGGGGCAAATCAGTGTGGTCAGCAGTAAAGGCATCCCACATTATGAAAGCTCACTGGCCAACAATGTGACATCTGTGCC TGGAAATCTCTCCCCCAGCCTTTTTACTTTCAAGACGAGCG GTTGTTACGGTACTTTAGGTTTGGAGTCAGGGGTGGTCAGTGACTCTCAGATTACTGCCTCCTCTGTGTGGGAATGGGGTGGTCATGGAAAGGAACCCACTGTATGGGGCCCAACAGGGGCCCGCCTTAAAACCAAGAGACGTCCATGGGCAGCAGCCAACAGCGATATGAAAGAATGGATTCAAGTGGACCTAAAAAAAGAGAAACGAATAACAG GTATCACCACCACTGGCTCCACCCTCATAGAAAATCAGTTTTACGTGTCGGCTTATGAAGTGTTATACAGTCATGATGGACAGCAGTGGAACACCTATAAAGAAGCAGGATCAGATAAAAACAAG ATTTTCCAAGGCAACACCCACTATTTACAGGAAGTGCGGAACAATTTTATTCCTCCGATCGAAGCACGGATTATTCGAATATGCCCCACCCAGTGGCACCAGAGGATTGCCCTTAAAATGGAGCTGCTGGGCTGCCAACCACCTGCAG CGAGGCCAAGAACATTCCACCCAGCTCCTCCTCCACCCCACTGGAAAAGCACAGTGCCCCCCCTACAGGAGAGGACGACACGTCCGCCCAACATACGAAATACGACCATGCCTCCTCACGATG AGGTGGCTCTGGTGGCGGTTTTGGTGCCCGTACTGGTGGTGGTTCTAACAACCCCAGTTTTAGTAATGGTGTGCTCGTGGTTGTGGAAGAACAG AAAAAGCCCAGAGGCAACGTATGACCTTCCACACTGGGAGCGCACAG TATGGTGGAAGAGTATGAAACAGTTGTTGCCTTCTAAGCTGGATGGAGATGATTGTGTTCGTTACAGTTCAACAGCAAGAGTGGGTCACCAAAGACCACGGGTGGAGCCtgcag AATATGCCCAACCACTTGCCAGTGGAACCATGGCGTCTTTGGGACAAAGGTCAACCTTTAAACCCGAAGAGGGTGATGACCCGGAGTACGATGCACCTATTCCTCCAGAACATTACCATGCTTATGCTGAGCCTCTTCCTGCCTCTGGCGCTGAATACGCCACACCAATCATGATTGACAGGTCAAACCACCTGTCAGGAGGCACACTGCCATTTAGAGGGCGGGGATTACTCGCTCGGACAGAAAGCAGCCAATCAGCAAATTCCTTATATGACACACCCAAGAATGCATCTGATCAAGCCACGCCCACGGAGGGACAGTTATACCAGGTGCCTCAGAATACCCACAATGCACCCTGTCAGAAAGTAGACTGA